CACCTCCCGCGCCGGATTGGTGATGCAGGAGAGACCTGCGACGCGCACGCCCAGCGCGCCGAGCAGCATGACCTCGGGGGCGGTGGACATGCCGACCGCGTCGCAGCCGAACTTGCGCAGCATGCCGATCTCGGCCTTGGTCTCGTAGGCGGGGCCCCACATGCTCGCGTAGACGCCGTCGTGCAGGGGAACGCCCGTCGCGGCGCCGCATTCGAGCATCAGGCGGGCCAGCTCGACGTCGTAGACGGCCGACGGTCTCGCGCCGCGCCCGGGCGCCGCATCCGGCGGCGACGGGTCGACCAGCAGGGCGCGCAGGGGATCTCCCAGGTGCAGGTCCAGGTGATCGCGGATGACCATGAGATCGCCGGGCACGTAGTGGACGTTGAGGCCGCCTGCGGCGTTGGTCACCACCGCCTCGTCGATCCCGAGGCACGCGAGCACGGCGGCGGGCAGCAGCATGACCTCTGCGGGCAGGCCCTCGTAGGGATGCAGGCGTCCCTGCATGACCAGCACACGCCGGCCGGCCGCTTCGCCGGCGACCAGCTGTCCCCTGTGCTCGGCGACCGAGGTCGTTGTGAAGCCCGGGATCTCGCCGTA
The DNA window shown above is from bacterium and carries:
- a CDS encoding purine-nucleoside phosphorylase, with the protein product MIDRAARLQPEWRETVGEAVAWLDARGFAGRTGLILGSGLGNFVEVLDDAEAVGYGEIPGFTTTSVAEHRGQLVAGEAAGRRVLVMQGRLHPYEGLPAEVMLLPAAVLACLGIDEAVVTNAAGGLNVHYVPGDLMVIRDHLDLHLGDPLRALLVDPSPPDAAPGRGARPSAVYDVELARLMLECGAATGVPLHDGVYASMWGPAYETKAEIGMLRKFGCDAVGMSTAPEVMLLGALGVRVAGLSCITNPAREVGQPELSHQDVVEAGLTVRDRMARLLLAFLPRLDA